One genomic segment of Syngnathus typhle isolate RoL2023-S1 ecotype Sweden linkage group LG8, RoL_Styp_1.0, whole genome shotgun sequence includes these proteins:
- the LOC133158395 gene encoding potassium voltage-gated channel subfamily H member 1-like, translating to MVFRKISDVKREEEERQRRKNEAPLNLPPDHPVRKLFQRFRQQREARTVTDKPSEDNDIEKGPVYVDVPKTAIITTTSIVTVTESPATPSSSAHELSHAAPGCGPSDKVKLQVPPPVSLVGGRAAEPGKIKGWGRFKESIAKPDNWKTVSKSESMETLPERTKGHESQLSLKKTDSCDSGITKSDLRLDKVSDFRLTPQDRSPVQPTETRRSFYPIPEQTLQASLQELKLELKDDLKNLNVRMSGLEAQLAEALQLLKARTPITGSPQGLFDISRPASPEADKEDIFS from the coding sequence ATGGTCTTTCGAAAAATCAGCGACGTGAAACGAGAAGAAGAGGAGCGGCAGAGGCGGAAAAACGAGGCCCCGCTGAACTTGCCGCCCGACCACCCGGTGCGCAAACTCTTCCAGCGCTTCCGGCAGCAGCGGGAGGCTCGCACGGTCACGGACAAGCCCAGCGAAGACAACGACATCGAGAAGGGGCCGGTCTACGTGGACGTCCCCAAGACCGCCATCATCACCACTACCAGCATTGTGACGGTAACAGAAAGCCCGGCGACGCCTTCGTCGTCCGCGCACGAGTTGTCGCACGCGGCCCCCGGCTGCGGCCCTTCGGACAAGGTGAAGCTACAGGTGCCGCCTCCCGTCTCCCTGGTGGGCGGTCGGGCCGCCGAGCCGGGCAAAATCAAAGGCTGGGGACGCTTTAAGGAGTCCATAGCGAAGCCGGACAACTGGAAAACGGTGTCCAAATCCGAATCCATGGAGACATTACCGGAGCGGACCAAGGGCCACGAGTCGCAGCTGTCCCTAAAGAAGACGGACTCGTGCGACAGCGGCATCACCAAAAGCGACCTGCGCCTCGACAAAGTCAGCGACTTCCGCCTGACGCCGCAGGACCGCAGTCCCGTGCAGCCGACCGAAACCAGACGTTCCTTCTACCCCATCCCTGAGCAGACCCTCCAAGCCTCGCTTCAAGAACTCAAGCTGGAGCTCAAGGACGACCTGAAGAACCTCAACGTACGAATGTCGGGCCTggaggctcagctcgccgaagcTCTGCAGCTCCTGAAAGCCAGGACGCCCATCACAGGCTCCCCGCAAGGTCTTTTTGACATTTCCAGACCCGCCTCGCCTGAAGCCGACAAGGAGGACATCTTTTCTTGA